The following are from one region of the Ischnura elegans chromosome X, ioIscEleg1.1, whole genome shotgun sequence genome:
- the LOC124171344 gene encoding probable G-protein coupled receptor Mth-like 3, translating to MPVNAAVSAFLVLLVASFHSVRPDENCDEHTSVHIADAETFPNGSVWDREGRILYPPQALRSEDGVLYGCPCNLPDRPCMRKCCAMDQALNFYTLECETHDAEHGWFRPNVTVDEVGTTHVLDDRQFAIFYGQNCSAHLLEPIFYKEYVHHLHLGNESLLIPDRFNSWLEPRDFCFEYFPEVDSYFPFICHSDGEVSGDEISCVRVLFVLYPIGMVVSSVFLLLSITVYAIVPKLRNLSGKFMMLYMVSLLFSFIFLSVVQSKRASLSANACTVLGFIMYFSTLSSFFWLNVLCIDITLAFRPTQSISGQSQQGDRKKLIFYLLYAYGMAVVLTIVAIIAEHHPSTKGTVLQPNFAHTCWFYEKSTKMIFFICPVAILLSVNLCLFIYTAFHIYKISKKNRQCTDKKDRRWCAKKDKNRLRTYVKLYVVMGITWNMDILSVMVGGSECIWLFTDMINTLQGLWIFIILICNRKVLGLLRKRFCKKPLAADYPRVEETDSAMDDEIETSSYLEGGNLVPGKSMRMKSKTSNANVAYSGSSPVTADSDPHMRGGGVITPTPSSEISS from the exons ATGCCGGTTAATGCCGCTGTATCCGCCTTCCTGGTGTTGCTGGTGGCCTCCTTCCACTCCGTTCGGCCCGATGAAAATTGTGATGAGCACACATCCGTCCACATAGCGGACGCAGAAACCTTCCCAAACGGTAGCGTTTGGGACCGTGAGGGGCGTATATTATATCCTCCGCAAGCCCTTAGGTCAGAGGACGGCGTTCTGTACGGTTGCCCATGCAATCTGCCGGACCGCCCTTGCATGAGAAAATGCTGTGCCATGGACCAGGCATTGAACTTCTACACGCTCGAATGCGAGACACACGATGCGGAGCATGGGTGGTTCAGACCGAACGTGACTGTCGACGAGGTGGGCACCACCCACGTCTTGGACGATAGGCAGTTCGCTATTTTTTACGGACAAAACTGCTCGGCCCACCTCCTAGAGCCTATTTTCTACAAGGAGTATGTCCATCACTTACACTTAGGCAACGAATCGCTGCTCATTCCGGATAGGTTCAATTCGTGGTTGGAACCTCGAGATTTCTGTTTCGAGTATTTCCCGGAAGTGGACTCCTATTTTCCCTTCATCTGCCACTCCGATGGCGAAGTGTCGGGCGACGAAATCTCTTGCGTCCGCGTCCTCTTCGTTCTCTATCCGATCGGGATGGTCGTCTCGAGTGTGTTCCTTCTGTTGTCGATCACGGTGTACGCCATCGTGCCGAAGCTGCGCAACCTTAGCGGGAAGTTCATGATGCTTTACATGGTGAGTCTCCTGTTCTCGTTCATCTTCCTGTCCGTCGTGCAGAGTAAGAGAGCATCGCTGTCGGCTAACGCGTGCACGGTTCTCG GGTTCATCATGTATTTCAGTACACTCAGTTCCTTTTTTTGGCTCAACGTGTTGTGCATTGATATCACTCTTGCATTCAG GCCTACGCAGTCTATCTCGGGACAATCTCAGCAGGGAGACCGGAAGAAGCTCATCTTTTACCTATTGTACGCCTATGGGATGGCAGTTGTGCTCACCATCGTGGCGATCATCGCCGAGCATCACCCCAGCACCAaaggcaccgtccttcagcccaATTTTGCGCATACTTGCTGGTTCTACG agAAGTCTACgaaaatgattttcttcatttGTCCAGTTGCCATCTTACTGTCGGTGAACCTGTGCCTTTTCATTTACACTGCCTTTCACATATACAAAATCAGCAAGAAAAACAGGCAGTGCACCGACAAAAAAGACAGGCGGTGGTGTGCCAAGAAAGATAAGAATAG GCTGCGGACCTACGTGAAATTGTACGTGGTCATGGGCATCACCTGGAATATGGATATCTTGTCCGTCATGGTTGGAGGTTCCGAATGCATATGGTTGTTCACTGATATGATCAACACCCTCCAGGGGCTGTGgatcttcatcattctcatcTGTAACCGGAAGGTCCTAGGCCTCCTTAGGAAGAGGTTCTGCAAGAAACCGCTCGCAGCCGACTACCCGCGGGTGGAAGAAACTGATTCCGCGATGGATGATGAAATAGAAACGTCATCGTACTTGGAAGGCGGGAATTTGGTGCCAGGGAAGTCgatgaggatgaagagcaagacTTCCAACGCTAACGTTGCTTATTCAGGGTCATCTCCAGTGACTGCTGACAGTGATCCGCACATGAGAGGCGGAGGAGTTATAACTCCCACGCCCTCCTCTGAGATAAGCAGTTAA